A stretch of Corallococcus exiguus DNA encodes these proteins:
- a CDS encoding phage tail sheath family protein produces the protein MATYLHPGVYLEEIPSGAKPIEGVATSLAAFVGAATRGPLGTPVLVHSLEEYERTFGAISSEQDVMGFAALAYYQNGGKDAYIARVADPTGAVAATATLNNADLTPDPVLKLSATSPGAWGNGLHHRVVRSASTAAPTFTLEVGHMELVDGLQRFKADLSFPNLSMNERSPSYALSVVNGDSSPVRLEFANGTVKDLADFGKLTGAALHATTVPANYFTTFGLPEDLSFSINLDALGTRNFTVLKTPLALGGTDAAADAAKVATAIQQAVRGISGTDAPFKDFTCTYETATRQFVLSSPKSSYASVEVYDTGSGPTLAKAMKLDPTSNPTAAHGAVMLTPASVEASSTAKLAGGAANAPRPEDFQAVFGGALRKIRDITTVVLPGNSLPSTGAGNGAVAAALAHCEEMRNRVLIVDPEPGFELTSASRVDQLKLPTSTYAVAYYPWVKVANPFYKAESPGTKSPTVKVAPSAFAAGMWSRVDARRGVWKAPAGVETGLTGVAGLEFGVDDGVQDQLNPLGVNALRALPNFGSVLWGARTLATKVDPEWRYVSVRRTAILIEQSVYNGIQWAVFEPNDHRLHAALRTNIGSFMDGLFRAGAFQGEKASDAYFVRCGLGDTMTQGDIDRGQVIVVVGFAPLKAAEFVIVRIQQKLQQ, from the coding sequence ATGGCGACCTATCTGCATCCAGGTGTCTACCTGGAGGAGATTCCGAGCGGTGCAAAGCCTATCGAAGGAGTCGCCACGTCGCTGGCTGCCTTCGTGGGCGCGGCGACGCGGGGACCTCTAGGCACACCGGTCCTGGTGCACAGTCTGGAGGAGTACGAGCGCACCTTCGGGGCCATCAGCAGTGAGCAGGATGTGATGGGTTTCGCGGCGCTGGCCTACTACCAGAACGGCGGCAAGGACGCGTATATCGCCCGCGTGGCGGACCCTACGGGGGCCGTGGCGGCCACCGCGACGCTGAACAACGCGGATCTGACGCCGGACCCGGTGCTCAAGTTGAGCGCCACCAGCCCCGGAGCCTGGGGCAATGGCCTCCACCATCGCGTGGTGCGCTCTGCCTCCACGGCGGCGCCGACCTTCACGCTCGAAGTGGGCCACATGGAGCTGGTGGACGGGCTGCAACGCTTCAAGGCGGACCTGTCCTTCCCGAACCTGTCCATGAACGAGCGCTCACCGAGCTACGCGCTGTCGGTGGTCAACGGCGACTCCTCGCCGGTGCGGCTCGAGTTCGCCAACGGCACGGTGAAGGACCTGGCCGACTTCGGCAAGCTGACGGGCGCGGCGCTCCACGCGACGACGGTTCCCGCCAACTACTTCACCACCTTCGGCCTCCCGGAGGACCTGTCGTTCAGCATCAACCTGGATGCGCTGGGCACGCGCAACTTCACCGTCCTGAAGACGCCCCTGGCGCTCGGGGGGACGGACGCGGCCGCGGACGCGGCGAAGGTGGCCACCGCCATCCAGCAGGCGGTGCGGGGCATCTCCGGCACGGACGCGCCCTTCAAGGACTTCACCTGCACCTACGAAACGGCCACGCGCCAGTTCGTGCTCTCGTCGCCGAAGTCGTCGTACGCCTCCGTGGAGGTCTACGACACGGGCTCGGGCCCCACGCTCGCCAAGGCGATGAAGCTGGACCCGACCTCCAACCCCACCGCGGCACACGGCGCCGTGATGCTGACGCCCGCGTCGGTGGAGGCCAGCTCGACGGCGAAGCTCGCGGGCGGAGCGGCCAACGCGCCCCGCCCGGAGGACTTCCAGGCCGTCTTCGGTGGCGCGCTGAGGAAGATCCGCGACATCACCACGGTGGTTCTGCCGGGCAACTCGCTGCCGAGCACCGGCGCGGGCAACGGCGCCGTCGCCGCGGCGCTCGCGCACTGCGAGGAGATGCGCAACCGGGTGCTCATCGTCGACCCGGAGCCTGGCTTCGAGCTGACGTCGGCCTCGCGCGTGGACCAGCTCAAGCTGCCGACGTCCACCTATGCCGTCGCCTATTACCCCTGGGTGAAGGTGGCCAACCCCTTCTACAAGGCGGAGTCGCCGGGCACGAAGAGCCCCACGGTGAAGGTGGCGCCCTCGGCGTTCGCGGCGGGCATGTGGTCGCGCGTCGACGCGCGCCGGGGCGTGTGGAAGGCGCCCGCGGGCGTGGAGACGGGGCTGACGGGCGTGGCGGGCCTGGAGTTCGGCGTGGATGACGGCGTGCAGGACCAGCTCAACCCGCTGGGCGTCAACGCGCTGCGCGCGCTGCCGAACTTCGGCTCGGTCCTCTGGGGGGCTCGCACGCTGGCCACCAAGGTGGACCCGGAGTGGCGCTACGTGTCCGTGCGCCGCACGGCCATCCTCATCGAGCAGAGCGTCTACAACGGCATCCAGTGGGCGGTGTTCGAGCCCAATGACCACCGGTTGCACGCGGCGCTGCGCACCAACATCGGCTCGTTCATGGACGGCCTGTTCCGGGCCGGTGCCTTCCAGGGCGAGAAGGCCTCCGACGCGTACTTCGTCCGCTGCGGTCTGGGCGACACCATGACCCAGGGAGACATCGACCGGGGGCAGGTCATCGTCGTCGTCGGGTTCGCGCCGCTCAAGGCCGCAGAGTTCGTCATCGTCCGCATCCAGCAGAAGCTCCAGCAGTAG
- a CDS encoding LysM peptidoglycan-binding domain-containing protein: MFPRDSRYAKARAFDEDPVLGEVFRGVRPRAIGPATGVLEHVVRSGERLDLLARHYYNDARLWWRILDANPGFLFGGDLTLDSFVGQVILIPRATE; encoded by the coding sequence ATGTTCCCGCGTGACTCTCGGTATGCGAAGGCCCGTGCCTTCGACGAGGACCCGGTGTTGGGGGAGGTGTTCCGCGGCGTGAGGCCTCGCGCCATCGGCCCGGCCACCGGCGTGTTGGAGCACGTGGTCCGCTCCGGTGAGCGCCTGGATCTGCTGGCGCGCCACTACTACAACGACGCGAGGCTGTGGTGGCGCATCCTGGACGCCAACCCGGGCTTCCTCTTCGGCGGCGACCTGACGCTCGACAGCTTCGTGGGCCAGGTCATCCTCATCCCGCGGGCCACGGAATAG
- a CDS encoding DUF4255 domain-containing protein, which translates to MALPESSVSVACRSLADFVRESFRLQGQTVRVPIGTPAAAAPATGDTDHRVNLFFHRFEPPPMGADVLPGQTWFLRVHCLVTAFAAAEDTVSAGENDLRLLGEVIRFFHEKPVMDALEASGEVVRLQLLFQPLSLDDINRLWSTQKDVVYRPSVAYEVALVPVVPRTRTREAPRVVSVGAHVQSGTQRGPVPAVPAWTPPLARLRVDPRLEDWAPQVGFVRAGTCTQSLVFEVGSPELAGFTPEVVVAGAAGASVHFRWDVWDQALGWRTVDTAVDMTPAVLEVDPEQPPATSRVPVPLPFSDHAGQAVLYAVRRYRRAADGPEGVELEARGNPVFVTLHGGGA; encoded by the coding sequence ATGGCCCTGCCTGAATCCTCGGTCTCCGTGGCCTGCCGCTCGCTGGCGGACTTCGTTCGCGAGAGCTTCCGCCTGCAGGGGCAGACGGTCCGCGTGCCCATTGGAACGCCCGCCGCCGCCGCGCCCGCCACAGGTGACACGGACCACCGGGTCAACCTGTTCTTCCACCGCTTCGAGCCACCGCCCATGGGCGCGGACGTGCTGCCCGGTCAGACTTGGTTTCTGCGCGTGCACTGCCTGGTGACGGCGTTCGCCGCCGCCGAGGACACGGTGAGCGCGGGGGAGAACGACCTGCGCCTGCTGGGCGAGGTCATCCGCTTCTTCCACGAGAAGCCCGTCATGGACGCGCTGGAAGCCTCCGGCGAGGTTGTCCGCCTGCAGCTCCTCTTCCAGCCGCTGAGCCTGGATGACATCAACCGCCTCTGGTCCACGCAGAAGGACGTCGTCTACCGGCCGTCCGTGGCCTACGAGGTGGCGCTCGTGCCGGTGGTGCCGCGCACGCGCACGCGCGAGGCGCCTCGCGTGGTGTCCGTGGGGGCACACGTGCAGTCGGGGACGCAACGCGGGCCGGTGCCGGCGGTGCCAGCCTGGACGCCGCCCCTGGCACGGTTGAGGGTGGACCCCCGGTTGGAGGACTGGGCGCCGCAGGTTGGCTTCGTGCGCGCGGGGACCTGCACGCAGAGCCTGGTGTTCGAGGTGGGCAGCCCGGAGCTGGCGGGCTTCACGCCAGAGGTCGTGGTGGCCGGAGCGGCCGGGGCGAGCGTGCACTTCCGGTGGGACGTCTGGGACCAGGCCCTGGGGTGGCGCACGGTGGACACGGCGGTCGACATGACGCCGGCCGTGCTGGAGGTGGACCCGGAGCAGCCGCCCGCCACGTCGCGTGTGCCGGTGCCGCTGCCCTTCTCGGACCATGCGGGACAGGCCGTGCTCTACGCCGTGCGCCGCTACCGGCGCGCCGCGGACGGGCCGGAGGGCGTGGAGCTCGAGGCGCGGGGCAACCCCGTCTTCGTCACCTTGCATGGAGGTGGCGCATGA
- a CDS encoding eCIS core domain-containing protein: MSGVKAQTTREAVHAPSTSSVGPRFDARQDLEAERAKVRDILAPGQALAPATRHSMESAFGTGFGDVRVHTSPEAGAAARALGARAFAVGTDIVFGAGNYRPGVPSGERLIAHELAHVVQQRSAGVSGLAAFPESVSTPSHPAEVEAERAASLAVNGLPVPRLTPSAGAVMRDVSMNLDAGPEADVVPVRPTARTNRQMVAEGREAVSNALDPTQRHLVADLTHLIVSGQDILWLDANGKRKGTFAMRPDAVIWATGYYLAMESALVRLVEQKNERWWAPWSFEKDETAFLTNWLQLAEATRFQAEVASVGPLVALVGIPETKPADDSGSGDVATAERLVSKVRERIARSVATKEGDEETSSPGGEGKGVPDRLVVWSDERGPFVNVWEDGVCKALPVSDGETEEALQSRVEEATEELRESRDAANSTQVAKGAKQTGFTGKDGQFVGGALPADVPRLAGARNVANTLPYPSKIVNYGQEITVTGSSSRFEMTLDYASAGSTTLDQVGARMQPITYFWDIFDVTDMQPESRGDMRNAALSSDNQLSRTDAIARDFGRKMGDIAEDTAADVDDATSGSALSVVATWPARSAWLGVVGLSNVVRFGKASISSYIDLVTTPRSEQGVGWDHEGEFLVRCVASPQFDDDSPVRRASSVAAVVVKVMDVNRRATQVNDQNLTKLRRLEALRDQATGEERDGLDAQIVALRRVETASVAELGGDARTALEERIAVANQLAEDRKGSVARDSRTPASRLLDVQLELQGIPLEEYQQQLAQQKEQLGQRLQLIGKVGARIPGANFRPAVTLVSEENGQAHELVMMLGEAEGSREGARHYLLADVTAPSPKDRYVFEGRSSQAGTKGHAEAVRKAFVDFRENNGYGRGTLALRLPKALEDAAGGPLGLEPRMRSAPGTRGRVMQRLTDLATVAEIAGLFLTGPAGLAVGLAGGLAGAVVAVDSLSRRHSAGALKWDFQTIMDVSAIVGGVAAVATPALSALRNAPRWAKRVERLQGLLHIYGVTQLGATVIIIPYQLEMELAELEKLQGQLSPGQLAARRAEAILGAVRSGLMTAGSAVQMLHPPDAGGSPRAADSEDGLATRPAEGEPRVSTPDEVMAPVSRPGTEPPVPAQDGDGAAARRTGEDARKARAPGDEGPLPVDAAGPTTRQPAKSERVTALELELGDLQGKVAVVEVGPPELKGRSTRVRYRKGRVQIEVGPEAGPHQIRTHVETARLLRRYEGPIGHIRRLLSRLVQALTRIPGYGTLGFESRLEVRKLNRIISELESLHAGIDERIQKVGDKEGSALAREKESVQRDIAELEVQLEHYERLVDSLEAGRGYVAAEYEAATQTTLSTVKAQLATLKTVLDKDGRLSLVTTIIDQAALLQHQGRMTGVEDWVKDAATRGTTPRLLELRLSELSGAVKQALLSPADLVTLVPPASGSTAPFTTAVTAGGGKVRRQIGDREKAARQWFSEDKVSAFDVWADLQVSRGINLEKALDTGGGRGMKEPVVRGHVDSIADSMAMTEQAHRHVANLVGDPLRPDLPHVRTEMDVRIISGTAEARMGNHEIQQASELQKRSQETVVLFDNTAAGVSYPGIDGTIGSPPRAIQLKYLDSPFPDSASRSTAMGALEKARNAGFNDVEVYIKPDGKRMRDVLFGWGGPLSSEGGSRQVGDVFENQIIKLIEIQCVDGVMRVEFVDGNYVFKITHVF; the protein is encoded by the coding sequence ATGTCAGGCGTGAAGGCGCAAACCACTCGAGAAGCGGTGCATGCCCCGTCCACGTCGTCCGTGGGCCCTCGCTTCGATGCGCGGCAGGACCTGGAGGCCGAGCGGGCGAAGGTGCGGGACATCCTCGCCCCCGGGCAGGCCCTGGCGCCCGCCACGCGCCACTCGATGGAGTCCGCCTTCGGCACGGGCTTTGGCGACGTGCGCGTGCACACCTCACCCGAGGCGGGTGCCGCGGCGCGGGCGCTCGGGGCACGGGCCTTCGCGGTGGGGACGGACATCGTCTTCGGAGCGGGGAACTACCGCCCCGGTGTCCCCTCGGGAGAGCGCCTCATCGCGCATGAATTGGCGCATGTGGTGCAGCAGCGCTCGGCGGGCGTGAGTGGGTTGGCGGCCTTTCCGGAGTCCGTGTCCACGCCCTCGCACCCGGCCGAGGTGGAGGCGGAGCGGGCCGCCTCGCTCGCGGTGAACGGCTTGCCGGTTCCCCGGCTCACGCCCAGCGCCGGCGCGGTGATGCGCGACGTGAGCATGAACCTGGACGCCGGGCCGGAAGCGGACGTCGTGCCCGTGCGCCCCACTGCGCGCACCAACAGGCAGATGGTGGCGGAGGGGCGGGAAGCCGTCTCCAATGCGCTGGACCCGACGCAGCGCCATCTGGTGGCGGACCTGACGCACCTCATCGTCTCCGGGCAGGACATCCTCTGGCTCGATGCGAACGGGAAGCGCAAGGGCACGTTCGCCATGCGACCGGACGCGGTCATCTGGGCGACGGGGTACTACCTGGCCATGGAGTCGGCGCTGGTGCGCCTGGTCGAGCAGAAGAACGAGCGTTGGTGGGCGCCCTGGTCCTTCGAGAAGGACGAGACGGCCTTCCTGACCAACTGGCTCCAACTGGCGGAGGCGACGCGCTTCCAGGCGGAGGTCGCCTCGGTGGGGCCGTTGGTGGCGCTGGTGGGCATTCCCGAGACGAAGCCCGCGGACGACTCCGGCTCGGGTGATGTCGCGACCGCCGAGCGGCTCGTCTCGAAGGTGCGCGAGCGCATCGCCCGGAGCGTCGCCACGAAGGAGGGGGACGAGGAGACCTCCTCTCCTGGCGGAGAGGGGAAGGGCGTTCCGGATCGGTTGGTGGTGTGGTCCGACGAGCGTGGCCCCTTCGTCAATGTCTGGGAGGACGGGGTCTGCAAGGCCCTGCCCGTGTCGGACGGCGAGACGGAGGAGGCGCTCCAGTCGCGCGTGGAAGAGGCGACCGAGGAGCTGCGCGAGTCCCGCGACGCGGCCAACAGCACTCAGGTCGCGAAGGGGGCGAAGCAGACGGGATTCACGGGCAAGGACGGCCAGTTCGTGGGGGGCGCATTGCCCGCGGACGTGCCTCGGCTGGCGGGCGCCCGGAACGTCGCCAACACGCTGCCGTACCCCTCGAAGATCGTGAACTACGGCCAGGAGATCACCGTCACCGGCTCGAGCAGCCGCTTCGAGATGACGCTGGATTACGCGTCCGCGGGCTCGACGACCCTGGACCAGGTGGGCGCGCGGATGCAGCCCATCACGTACTTCTGGGACATCTTCGACGTCACGGACATGCAGCCCGAGAGCCGGGGCGACATGCGGAACGCGGCCCTGAGCTCCGACAACCAGCTGTCGCGCACGGATGCCATCGCTCGCGACTTCGGGCGGAAGATGGGCGACATCGCGGAGGACACGGCGGCGGACGTGGATGACGCCACGTCCGGTTCGGCGCTGTCCGTGGTGGCCACCTGGCCCGCGCGCTCCGCGTGGTTGGGGGTGGTGGGGCTGAGCAACGTGGTGCGCTTCGGGAAGGCGAGCATCAGCAGCTACATCGACCTGGTCACCACGCCTCGGAGCGAGCAGGGCGTGGGGTGGGACCACGAGGGCGAGTTCCTGGTCCGCTGCGTTGCTTCGCCCCAGTTCGACGACGACTCGCCCGTCCGTCGCGCCTCCAGCGTGGCCGCGGTCGTCGTCAAGGTGATGGACGTGAACCGGCGCGCGACGCAGGTGAACGACCAGAACCTCACGAAGCTCCGGCGACTGGAGGCGCTGCGCGACCAGGCCACGGGGGAGGAGCGCGACGGGCTCGACGCCCAGATCGTGGCCCTGCGGCGGGTGGAGACCGCCAGCGTGGCGGAGCTGGGCGGCGATGCTCGCACGGCGCTCGAGGAGCGCATCGCGGTGGCGAACCAGCTCGCCGAGGATCGCAAGGGGAGCGTCGCCAGGGACTCGCGTACACCGGCGTCGCGATTGCTGGATGTGCAGCTCGAGCTTCAGGGCATCCCGCTGGAGGAGTACCAGCAGCAGCTCGCCCAGCAGAAGGAGCAGTTGGGCCAGCGGCTCCAGCTCATCGGCAAGGTGGGCGCGCGCATCCCGGGGGCCAACTTCCGGCCGGCCGTGACGCTGGTCTCCGAGGAGAACGGTCAGGCCCACGAGCTCGTCATGATGCTGGGCGAGGCGGAGGGCTCGCGCGAGGGAGCGCGTCACTACCTGCTGGCGGACGTCACGGCGCCCTCTCCGAAGGACCGCTACGTCTTCGAGGGGCGCAGCAGTCAGGCGGGGACGAAGGGCCATGCGGAGGCGGTGCGCAAGGCGTTCGTCGACTTCCGGGAGAACAACGGCTACGGGCGCGGCACGCTGGCCCTCCGGTTGCCGAAGGCGCTGGAGGACGCGGCGGGCGGCCCCTTGGGGCTGGAGCCTCGCATGCGCAGCGCCCCGGGCACGCGCGGCCGGGTGATGCAGCGCCTGACGGACCTGGCCACCGTGGCGGAGATCGCGGGCCTGTTCCTCACCGGCCCCGCGGGCCTGGCGGTCGGACTGGCCGGCGGCCTGGCGGGGGCCGTCGTCGCGGTGGACAGCCTGTCCCGGCGGCACTCGGCGGGCGCGCTCAAGTGGGACTTCCAGACGATTATGGACGTCTCGGCCATCGTCGGCGGCGTGGCGGCGGTGGCGACTCCCGCTCTGTCGGCACTGCGCAACGCGCCCCGCTGGGCGAAGCGCGTGGAGCGGCTGCAGGGACTCCTCCACATCTACGGCGTCACCCAGCTTGGCGCGACGGTCATCATCATTCCGTACCAACTCGAGATGGAGCTGGCGGAGCTGGAGAAGTTGCAGGGGCAGCTCAGTCCGGGCCAGCTGGCGGCGCGGCGGGCGGAGGCCATCCTCGGCGCGGTCCGTTCGGGGTTGATGACGGCGGGCTCGGCGGTGCAGATGCTCCACCCGCCCGACGCGGGCGGCTCGCCTCGTGCCGCGGACTCCGAGGACGGCCTCGCCACGCGACCGGCGGAGGGAGAGCCTCGGGTCTCCACTCCGGACGAGGTCATGGCGCCGGTGTCACGACCCGGGACGGAACCTCCGGTCCCTGCGCAGGACGGCGACGGCGCGGCTGCGCGGCGAACGGGAGAGGATGCCAGGAAGGCCCGCGCGCCAGGCGACGAGGGGCCGCTGCCCGTGGATGCCGCGGGGCCGACGACGCGTCAGCCCGCGAAGAGCGAACGCGTCACGGCGCTGGAGCTCGAACTGGGCGACCTCCAGGGCAAGGTGGCCGTGGTGGAGGTGGGGCCCCCGGAGTTGAAGGGGCGCTCCACGCGGGTGCGCTACCGGAAGGGCCGGGTTCAGATCGAAGTGGGACCCGAGGCGGGGCCTCATCAGATCCGCACGCACGTGGAGACGGCACGGCTCCTGCGCCGCTACGAGGGGCCCATCGGCCACATCCGTCGGCTGCTGAGCCGGCTCGTCCAGGCCCTCACGCGCATCCCGGGCTACGGGACGCTCGGCTTCGAGTCCCGGCTGGAGGTGCGCAAGCTGAACCGCATCATCAGCGAGCTGGAGTCCCTCCACGCGGGCATCGACGAACGCATCCAGAAGGTCGGAGACAAGGAGGGTTCGGCGCTGGCCCGTGAGAAGGAGTCCGTCCAGCGGGACATCGCGGAGCTGGAGGTCCAGCTCGAACATTACGAGCGACTCGTCGACTCCCTGGAGGCCGGGCGTGGCTATGTGGCCGCGGAGTACGAGGCGGCGACCCAGACCACGCTCTCCACGGTGAAGGCGCAGCTGGCGACCCTCAAGACCGTGCTCGACAAGGATGGGAGGCTGTCGCTCGTCACGACGATCATCGACCAGGCGGCGCTCCTCCAGCACCAGGGCCGGATGACGGGGGTCGAGGACTGGGTCAAGGACGCCGCGACACGCGGCACGACGCCCCGGTTGCTGGAGCTTCGCCTGAGCGAACTCTCAGGGGCCGTGAAACAGGCGTTGTTGTCGCCCGCGGATCTCGTGACCCTGGTTCCGCCGGCCTCGGGGAGCACGGCACCGTTCACGACCGCCGTGACGGCTGGCGGCGGAAAGGTCCGCAGGCAGATAGGGGACCGCGAGAAGGCCGCGCGCCAGTGGTTCTCGGAAGACAAGGTTTCCGCGTTCGACGTCTGGGCGGATCTTCAGGTGAGCCGCGGCATCAATCTTGAGAAGGCCCTGGACACCGGTGGAGGGAGGGGAATGAAGGAACCCGTCGTGAGGGGCCACGTCGATTCCATCGCGGACTCGATGGCCATGACGGAGCAGGCCCACCGGCATGTCGCCAACCTGGTGGGAGATCCTCTCCGTCCCGACCTGCCGCATGTACGCACTGAAATGGACGTCCGAATCATTTCGGGGACTGCGGAGGCCAGGATGGGAAATCACGAGATCCAGCAAGCCTCCGAACTCCAGAAGCGCTCCCAGGAGACGGTCGTCCTCTTCGATAACACCGCCGCGGGGGTGTCATATCCGGGCATCGACGGCACCATCGGCTCGCCGCCACGCGCCATACAGCTCAAGTATCTCGACTCGCCCTTCCCGGACTCCGCTTCGCGAAGCACGGCCATGGGCGCCCTGGAAAAGGCGCGCAATGCCGGATTCAACGATGTGGAGGTCTACATCAAGCCGGATGGCAAGCGCATGAGGGACGTTCTGTTCGGCTGGGGCGGCCCTTTGAGCTCGGAGGGTGGGTCCCGGCAGGTGGGGGATGTCTTTGAGAATCAGATCATCAAGCTCATCGAAATCCAATGTGTCGATGGGGTAATGCGGGTCGAGTTCGTGGACGGAAACTACGTCTTCAAGATTACGCACGTCTTCTAG
- a CDS encoding ATP-binding protein, with protein MSTEPLRAEVERVELLGQCLSRLRQGASLEDAVLERLREAQARVRGAREDGSAWRRLRASQLAPVEYDVLACAVAPEMEPRVGWLFQQLQPGATQPVYPTAALIQELLALQPADGARLSSVLSEDAPLRRLGLLERDEGGPYSPIRPSRGLTPRLLGAPEPPLSLPGALRVPGTARWEELVLPEAKLALLREFLLWLQHRETVVEQWGGRAMGGPVALFSGPSGTGKTFAASVLATTMGWELHRVDLGALVSKYIGETEKNVSKLFDAAHGRDVILLFDEADSLFGRRGEVREARDRYANQEVSHLLARIEQHTGPCILTTNLKGNLDPAFARRFQVVVEFPRPDARAQARLWRGLLPPRAPLSPEVDPEVLGSAVSLSGGGIRNAALHAAYLAAGAGTPIGMRELALAVWRELGKEGRDVSASELGPLRKHLPKELGPC; from the coding sequence ATGAGCACGGAACCCCTGCGGGCGGAGGTGGAGCGGGTGGAGTTGCTGGGGCAGTGCCTGTCGCGGCTGCGGCAGGGCGCGTCGTTGGAGGACGCGGTGCTGGAGCGGCTGCGCGAGGCCCAGGCGCGGGTGCGGGGGGCCCGGGAGGATGGCTCGGCGTGGCGCCGGCTCCGCGCGAGCCAGCTCGCTCCCGTCGAGTACGACGTGCTGGCCTGCGCGGTGGCGCCCGAGATGGAGCCTCGCGTCGGCTGGCTCTTCCAGCAGCTCCAGCCAGGCGCGACGCAGCCGGTGTACCCCACGGCGGCGCTCATCCAGGAGCTGCTCGCCTTGCAGCCCGCGGACGGCGCGAGGTTGTCGTCGGTGTTGTCCGAGGACGCGCCCCTGCGGCGCCTGGGGTTGCTGGAGCGCGACGAGGGAGGCCCCTACTCGCCCATCCGGCCGAGCCGTGGCCTCACGCCGCGCCTGCTCGGAGCCCCGGAGCCGCCCCTGTCGCTCCCGGGCGCGCTGCGGGTGCCGGGCACGGCGCGCTGGGAGGAGCTGGTGCTGCCGGAGGCGAAGCTGGCGCTCCTGCGGGAGTTCCTGTTGTGGCTCCAGCATCGCGAGACGGTGGTGGAGCAATGGGGCGGCCGCGCGATGGGCGGCCCCGTGGCGTTGTTCTCCGGCCCGTCCGGGACGGGGAAGACGTTCGCCGCCTCGGTGCTCGCCACGACGATGGGCTGGGAGCTGCACCGCGTGGACCTGGGCGCGCTCGTCAGCAAGTACATCGGCGAGACGGAGAAGAACGTCAGCAAGCTCTTCGACGCGGCCCACGGGCGCGACGTCATCCTCCTCTTCGACGAGGCGGACAGCCTCTTCGGCCGCCGTGGCGAGGTGCGCGAGGCCCGCGACCGGTACGCCAACCAGGAGGTGAGCCACCTGCTGGCGCGAATCGAGCAACACACGGGGCCGTGCATCCTCACCACCAACCTCAAGGGCAACCTGGACCCGGCGTTCGCCCGCCGCTTCCAGGTGGTGGTGGAGTTCCCCCGGCCGGACGCCCGCGCGCAGGCGAGGTTGTGGCGGGGGCTGCTGCCGCCGCGCGCGCCGCTGTCGCCGGAGGTGGACCCAGAGGTGCTGGGCTCGGCGGTGAGCCTGTCCGGTGGCGGCATCCGCAACGCAGCGCTGCACGCGGCCTATCTCGCCGCGGGCGCGGGGACCCCCATCGGCATGCGGGAGCTCGCGCTCGCGGTGTGGCGCGAGCTGGGCAAGGAGGGGCGCGACGTGTCCGCCTCCGAGCTGGGGCCCTTGCGCAAGCACCTGCCAAAGGAGCTGGGGCCATGCTGA
- a CDS encoding phage tail protein, with amino-acid sequence MAAPMFTVNTHRHDPYRTFKFQLLIDGRPVAGLKKMGALKKKTEAIKWRTAGDPSHERILPGGTSYDPITLEQGLTHDPVFEAWAALVNNVEGDAAMSLKNFRKDLVLNVLNMQGQVAISYKILRAWVSEYQALPDLDSQAMSAVGIQTLTLQHEGWQRDTSVAEPAET; translated from the coding sequence ATGGCCGCACCAATGTTCACGGTGAACACGCACCGGCACGACCCGTACCGGACCTTCAAGTTCCAACTGCTCATCGACGGCCGTCCGGTGGCCGGGCTCAAGAAGATGGGCGCCCTGAAGAAGAAGACCGAGGCCATCAAGTGGCGCACGGCGGGAGACCCGTCGCACGAGCGCATCCTGCCGGGAGGCACCAGCTACGACCCCATCACCCTGGAGCAGGGGCTGACGCATGACCCCGTGTTCGAGGCCTGGGCCGCCCTGGTGAACAACGTCGAGGGTGACGCGGCGATGTCCTTGAAGAACTTCCGCAAGGACCTGGTGCTCAACGTCCTCAACATGCAGGGGCAGGTGGCCATCTCCTACAAAATCCTCCGGGCCTGGGTGTCGGAGTACCAGGCGCTGCCGGACCTGGACTCGCAGGCGATGAGCGCGGTGGGCATCCAGACGCTCACGCTCCAGCATGAGGGCTGGCAGCGTGACACGAGCGTGGCCGAGCCCGCGGAGACCTGA